In one window of Frigoriglobus tundricola DNA:
- a CDS encoding S41 family peptidase produces MPLRNLAWLLIVPALVALGLAISYSAPPPDKDYNRVRQIVDVLAEVDAHFYRKLDDKEQQQLVEDMINGGLHKLDPHSEYLNPAQLKQFESDSEGSFGGVGIILAIDSSTKFLKVDHPMPGTPAYEAGVLAGDLIVKVDGKSTEGLTVPEARKLITGEQGSKVLVTIRRAGRNPADEEVELTRGRITQHPVTGVRRRADDPNRWEWFVDRPNGIALVRVSGFNEQTTKELKAALAEIEGEGGKALILDLRDNPGGLLNQAIDVANLFLPEGAPIVSTRGRDAERERAFKAEKDREVFKPADRHPVVVLVNDGSASASEIVASALQDNKRAVVMGERSYGKGSVQKLLRLQVAGDKAAVKLTTETYWRPNGENMDKRLAPKDKPDEWGVKPNIVVPMTYEERERAAWDYYRSTWVAGKPSALGPNPPAAPAPPAPGSLALALRTQISPTAPPMPDTKVVEDKQLKAAVEELKKKLGGVGTAPRQPARAPELIVG; encoded by the coding sequence ATGCCCCTTCGGAACCTGGCCTGGCTGCTGATCGTGCCCGCGCTGGTCGCCCTGGGGCTGGCGATCAGCTACAGCGCGCCGCCGCCGGACAAGGACTACAACCGCGTCCGGCAGATCGTGGACGTGCTGGCCGAGGTGGACGCGCACTTCTACCGCAAGCTGGACGACAAGGAACAGCAGCAGCTCGTCGAAGACATGATCAACGGCGGGCTGCACAAGCTCGACCCGCACTCCGAGTACCTGAACCCGGCGCAGCTCAAACAGTTCGAGTCCGACAGCGAGGGCAGCTTCGGCGGCGTGGGCATCATCCTGGCCATCGATTCATCCACGAAGTTCCTGAAGGTCGATCACCCGATGCCCGGCACGCCGGCGTACGAGGCCGGGGTGCTCGCGGGCGACCTCATCGTCAAGGTGGACGGCAAGTCCACCGAGGGCCTCACCGTGCCGGAGGCGCGCAAGCTGATCACCGGCGAGCAGGGCAGCAAGGTGCTCGTCACCATCCGCCGCGCCGGCCGCAACCCCGCGGACGAGGAGGTGGAGCTGACCCGCGGGCGCATCACGCAGCACCCGGTCACCGGCGTGCGGCGCCGGGCCGACGACCCGAACCGGTGGGAGTGGTTCGTGGACCGGCCCAACGGGATCGCGCTGGTCCGCGTGTCCGGGTTCAACGAGCAGACCACCAAGGAGCTGAAGGCCGCGCTCGCGGAGATCGAGGGCGAGGGCGGAAAGGCGCTGATCCTCGACCTCCGCGACAACCCCGGCGGGCTGCTCAACCAGGCCATCGACGTGGCGAACCTGTTCCTCCCCGAGGGCGCGCCGATCGTGAGCACCCGCGGCCGCGACGCCGAGCGGGAGCGGGCGTTCAAGGCCGAGAAGGACCGCGAGGTGTTCAAGCCCGCCGACCGGCACCCGGTCGTGGTGCTGGTCAACGACGGCAGCGCCAGCGCCAGCGAGATCGTCGCCTCGGCGCTCCAGGACAACAAGCGGGCGGTGGTGATGGGCGAGCGGTCCTACGGCAAGGGGAGCGTGCAGAAGCTCCTGCGGCTCCAGGTCGCCGGCGACAAGGCCGCGGTGAAGCTGACCACCGAAACGTACTGGCGGCCGAACGGGGAGAACATGGACAAGCGGCTCGCCCCGAAGGACAAGCCGGACGAGTGGGGGGTGAAGCCCAACATCGTGGTCCCGATGACGTACGAGGAGCGGGAGCGCGCGGCCTGGGACTACTACCGCTCGACGTGGGTCGCGGGCAAGCCGTCGGCGCTCGGCCCCAACCCGCCGGCCGCGCCCGCACCGCCCGCCCCGGGCTCGCTGGCCCTCGCCCTCCGCACGCAGATTTCGCCCACCGCCCCCCCGATGCCCGACACCAAGGTCGTCGAGGACAAGCAACTAAAGGCGGCGGTCGAAGAGTTGAAGAAGAAGCTCGGCGGGGTCGGCACGGCACCGCGCCAGCCGGCACGCGCCCCCGAGCTGATCGTCGGCTGA
- a CDS encoding RluA family pseudouridine synthase, whose translation MNKPAPLLTQAPPTVPSLEARVKEYIKAKYAKPAGVYLGVPHRLDRPVSGAICFARNTKAAQRVHAQFAEHKVRKVYWALVEGTVAPGAGTWDDWIRKVEEEPRVERAQESEPGAKLGLLEYRVLRTDAAASLVELTPLTGRMHQLRVQSAWRGHPVLGDTQYGSTRPFGPAADLPRDRVIALHARRLTLTHPFTKQELTVEAPVPDYWPALDGMAPVSG comes from the coding sequence GTGAACAAACCCGCGCCGCTCCTCACCCAGGCGCCGCCGACCGTGCCGAGCTTAGAGGCCCGGGTCAAGGAGTACATCAAGGCGAAGTACGCGAAGCCGGCGGGCGTGTACCTCGGGGTGCCGCACCGGCTCGACCGGCCCGTGAGCGGCGCCATCTGTTTCGCCCGCAATACCAAGGCCGCGCAGCGCGTTCACGCGCAGTTCGCCGAACACAAGGTGCGCAAGGTGTACTGGGCGCTCGTTGAAGGGACCGTGGCACCCGGCGCCGGCACCTGGGACGACTGGATTCGTAAAGTGGAAGAAGAACCGCGTGTCGAGCGGGCACAGGAAAGCGAGCCCGGCGCGAAGCTCGGGCTGCTCGAATACCGCGTTCTGCGAACGGACGCCGCCGCGTCGCTCGTGGAACTGACCCCGCTCACCGGGCGGATGCACCAGCTCCGCGTGCAGTCCGCGTGGCGCGGGCACCCGGTATTGGGCGACACGCAGTACGGAAGCACGCGGCCCTTCGGCCCCGCGGCGGATCTGCCGCGCGACCGCGTGATCGCCCTCCACGCCCGGCGGCTCACGCTCACGCACCCCTTCACCAAGCAAGAACTGACCGTCGAGGCTCCGGTGCCGGATTACTGGCCGGCGCTCGACGGAATGGCCCCGGTATCGGGGTGA